The region TCCTTCTTCCGAAGGCAGGGCCAGGCCGATGCTTGCCACGATTCGCCGGCCAGGTTCGTTGGTCTGTTCCATGGCCATAACACAGTGGCTTATTTCACCGGGTTCCAGTCGCTGCAAGCCGTCTTCAATGTCCAAAATATGACAGCGTGGCGGGAATATCGATGACACTTTTACTATGTTCAAGTGGGCGATACGCGCAACACGCAAAGCGTTTTCAAAGGAAGACAGTTTCTCCTTGGCCACACCGACACCTTTTGTAAAAAACATGTATCTTGGAACATACATGGTTTGCAATTCCCTTTCTTTTTGAAAATATCTGCCCCACAGGCTGGTGTTTTTTAATCATAGGATAATGATTTGTCAAATAAAATTGTCAGATTCCCAGGTATTTACCTTTAAGCCGCATTTCCTGTGTCGGCGGCGTCGTACGGACGCATTCCGAAACCGGTTTCCACCCAAACATGATTTTAATCTGCGGCGATTTTGAACCGCCAGGCACAGTAGTATTCCTCGGGATGCTCATCCGGCGGACAGGCGATGCACTCGGTATGGATTCGAGGGTCGATGGCTCTGGTAAAATAAGTGTACTCGACCAATCCACCGGATTTGCACGGATAATCATCAAGGCCTTTGCGTTTTCTTGCAGACTGAACCCGGCATTCGTTCATTTGATATACGAAGCTGTCAGGCCCTTCATCAACACAGGACTGAGTGTTAATACGCGCATAGATCCGAAAATTCAGGGCCCTTTTTAATCCTTCCAGCCCGGATTTTTCCGGAAGATTCAAAAATGTTCTGATGGACCGGGCTTCAAAAGTCGAAAATTGAGCCCAGCAAGAGTCGTTGCAACGCTTGGCATCATTCATGCCGCTTGAAAATTCCACGGCCTGGAACCACACCCCGTCGTTTGCCAGCCAGTTAGCCGCCACGCTGTCCATGAATTCCAGCAGCAAAGCTTTTGACATTTTCAACATCGGCTCTGGAACGTCATCCTTCATTTGAAAACCAAAGAGCTTTGCCAGTCTTTTCATCTGGATGGCATAGCTTCTTTTATATGCACTTTTCAGCGTTTCAAAAGCTTTTTCTGTTCCCATCTGGTGTTTGACTTCATTGAACCAGAATACATGATGAAAGATAAGGCGATGAAACAGGTCCAGCACAAATCGGGCGGTATTTTCATGGTCAAGATCCTCGATCCTATCTGCTTTATCCAGATTCAACATTTCTCCTTTCCATCGCGTTATAAAGTTTTGCGGCGTAAGCCGGCACATTAGATTTTGTCTCTGTTTTTGAGAGAAACTGGAAACTGGAAACTCGATAACCCATAGAAATATAGATACATATTCGAGTTTCAAGTTTCAAGTATCAGTAATGCCGTGCTTGTTATGCCTTACACGTTGAAATCAATTATGAAACAAAAAACTTAGCCTTCATAGAGTACCGCCAATATGGTCGCCTTCCCGCTTTTGGAAGCAACCAGATGCGGTGTGGTCGACAAATAGTAGGCGCTGTCACCAGGTTCGAGATCATAACTTTCCTGGCCGATATTCAGGACGACGATACCATCCAGAACGTAAATGAATTCTTCGCCTTCATGCACGGACATTTCCTTGTCAGGATTTTCTTCAAGTTGTACGATCAAGGCCTCCATATGGCGTCCTTTGACCTCCGGAGCAAGGCTCTTGTATAGATAGACCTGCTTTTTGCCTTTCTGGGAGGTGGATCTGGAGATGACCTTCTGCTCATGTTTTCGAGTAATCGAATAGAGTTTGTCGCCGACACCCGAGACCAAACGGCTGAAGGCACTGTCAAGGGCCTTTGACAGCTTGATAACCGTCCCGAGCTGGGGCTGTACTTTGTTACTCTCGATGTTTGACAGCAGTTCGATGTCAAATCCTGTCAATTTTGAAAGCTCGTCCAGCGACAACCCTTTTTCTTCCCTCAAGGTTTTGATCCGCTGGCCGATTGCTTCGATACCCTCGGGAGTCGTTTTTGAAATATCGCCGGTCAAATCCTCAAAAAAGTCGACATTGATGTGAGATTTTTGATTCTTTGTTTGCATACCTGCCTCTTTTCTATTACAACATTTAACAAATAATCACGAAAACGCGAAATGTCGAGAGCACGAAATAATATCTTCTCGTATCTTCGTTTTAGTGCTCAAGACTCCATTCTTTGGGCACTTTCTGTCCGGGTTTTTCGCCCAATTTTTCCTTTCTTTTCTTCAACCCGGGGCGCGCAAACTGCATGTGCCCCTCTTTCAAGGTGCGGCCGTTAACGACTGCTTCGCTGCGGAGTCTTCTACCGACAGTCTTTTCCATCTGCTTTCCCAGCCACAGGACGCGGTCAACATCCCAGCCGTGTTCTATTCCCATCTCGTCAATCTGAACCAGCGTATCTTCCAGAGTTACCAGGCCGACATAGCGGGGATCTTCGTAATAGTACTCACCGGTCCCCTTGACAGGGCAGTCATCCAAAAAGTTGGCAGGCTGTCCGCCCAAGCCGCCCATGGTGGCCTCATAATTTATGATCCCGGCCTGCAAGGCCGCCAGGATCGATGCCGACGCCACCCGCTTGGTTTCATGGAAATGGGCGATATGCAGACGGGTATCCGGAATTTCGTCCAGGATTATGGAAAAATAGCGGTAAACATCCGGGGCCGAGGCACTGCCGTCATGGTCGGCATGTTCGATGTCATGGGCCCCGATCTCCAGCCATCGTTTGGTGAATTCCACGGCATCCTTTAAATCGGTGGCGCCGCCGATGGGGCTGCCCCAGATGGTGCTGACCGTGCCGCACATCTTAATGCCGGCATCCGTGCATTTCTTGATACAACGTTCGGCCTCTTTCCAGTACTCCGGTAGCGTGGTTCCGGCATTGGCAAAATGATGTTCTTCTTCAGTGGAAACCATCATTAAAACACGGTCTGGACCGATTCCCTTTTCTTTCAACCCAATAGCTCGATCCACCGCCGACGCGCGAATGGTGATGGCAGTAAAACAGATGTCATCGTAATTGACACCTTTTGGGGCACAGCGCTGTTTGAAACCATCGCTTCTCACATGCGCAAGCAGTTCCTCGGCGTCCCTGAACTGGGGCATGAGAAAGGGATTGCCCAGATTGGTTACTTCAATGTGGCGGCAGCCTGCAAAAATCAACTCTTCCAGGTAGAATTTTTTTGCCTCCGTTGAGATAAATTTTTCTTCATGCTGGAAACCGTCCCGAATCGTTATGTCACCGATGGTGACTTTCCTGGGCATCCTGGGAAAAATTTTCCAATAGTCGTATTCTTTCATGAGTTAACTTTTGGCCTCCTTTCCATGAAATTAGAATCGGAAGTTCCCGAAAGAGGGTTCGCCTACGGGTTTCAGCAGGCCAACTTCAAAGCCCATGGCCAGCCAGTCGCGAATTTCGAAAAATTTAAGAACCCTGTCATTCAACAAACGGGCACCGCAGTAAAACGGATGGGCTTCGCCGTCGTACTTGTCGATCATCGCCTGGCTGAAGGCCTGCTTCTCCTCGACGGTCATGGGATACTGCTGGGCCGAACGTTTACGCTCTTCGATCGAAAGCAGAACGCCCGCCGCACTCCTGCCACTCATTACCGAAGTCCGTGCTCTCATGGTCGCGAAGAGAAAATGGGGCCGGTAGGCTCGACCGCACATTCCGTAATTGGCCGCCCCGTTATCCGGCCCGATCACTATCTGTATCCTGGGCACCTGGGCGCATGAAACCGCCCTGACCATATCGGCGCCGTATTTACCGATGCCCATATGTTCGGAGTCCGACCCGACCATATAGCCGGGCGAACTCTGGACGAACAGGAGCGGAATTTTTTCCTGGCAGCAGCGCACAATCCATTCCGTGGCCTTGCGGGCCGCCTCAACAAATATGATGCCGACGCCATTGGCTGCCACTACGCCGACGGTCAGGCCTTTAATGCGCATTCTGCCGGTAACGATATTGTCTCCCCTGCCGGGAGCATAATTCTGTTTATATTCGGTGAAAACACTGTCATCTGCAATCGCTTCCAAAAAGGCGCGAACATCGATGCCTTGGTGGACGGAAGCCGGCATAATTTCGTAAATGGCTTCGGCGGGCACCCGTGGAGGCATTTCGGCATAACGGTGCATCTGAAGCTTCTGGGGAGGTTCAAGCATGAGAATTTCCCTAACCTTGGCAATCGCTTCATCCTGATTGGAGCAAAAGTGATCGGCGCCTCCGGAAATCCGGGTGTGGACGTTGGCACCGCCCAAATCTTCAGCGGAAATGACTTCGCCGGTGGCCATTTTCACCAGAGGCGGACCGCCCAAAAACGAATAGGCCAATTTGTCGATCATAATCGCTTCACAGGCCATAAAAACTATGTAGGCCCCGCCAGCCGTATTACCGCCGGTGCTTAAGGTTATTTGTTTAAGGCCCACGGCCGACATGCGAGCCATATTGTAAAACATGGATCCGAAATGTTGATCATCGGGAAAGACTTCGGCCTGCATCGGCAAAAATGCGCCGCCGGAATCGGCAATATAGACACAGTTCAGGCCGCAACGCTCGGCAATGGCCTGGGCTCGGATGTGCTTTTTTAGAGTAATGGGAAAGTAGGTACCGGCTTTCACCCGGCTGTCGTTGGCGATAATCATGGTCCAGTTGCCGTGGATCTTTGCCATTCCTGTCACCAGGCCGGCGCTGGGAACATCGGCAACTCCGGGGTAATCCATTCCGAAGCCCGCGATCCGGCTGAGTTCATGGAATTCAGTTTCCGGATCGATCAACCTCTGAATCAGTTCCCTTGCCGGGAGTTTGCCTTGTTGGAGCAGTTTGTCTACAGCCTTTTGCCCCTCCGGCCACATGGCCTGGTTGACGCGTTCATCGAGCTTCTTTTCCTCATTTTCCCAAAACAATCGATTTTCGCCCCTTGTATCCGTCATGGCTTTCCTCTACCTCACTTACCCTTATATACCGGCTTTCGTTTTTCTTGAAAAGCCGCCAGCCCTTCGAGGCGGTCTTCGCTGGGAATGGTCACCCAGTAAGCATTCGATTCGATGCCCAGCCCGGTGTGAAGGTCGGTCTCAAGACCGTAATTAATGGCGTACTTGGCTTGTTCAATGGCGATGGGACCGGTTTCGCATATCATGGCGGCCATTTTGCGGCATTCGTCCATGAGCGCGTCCTGCTCGCAAATTTGATTCACAAGACCGATTTGCAGTGCTTCCCGGGCATCCACGCGCCGTCCGGTAAAAATAAGCTCTTTGGCTTTGCCGCGCCCGACAAGTCTTGGAAGCCTCTGGGTCCCGCCGGCACCGGGTATGATGGCCAGACGCGTTTCGGTAAGGCCCATGTATGCGCTGGTGGCGGCGAGGCGAATATCGCAGGCCAGCGCAAGTTCCGTTCCGCCGCCCAGCGCAACCCCATTGACGGCCGCAATCACCGGCTTGTTTAAAAACTCGATATCGGTAAAAAGCTTGCGAATG is a window of Candidatus Desulfatibia profunda DNA encoding:
- a CDS encoding pyruvate carboxyltransferase, with the protein product MKEYDYWKIFPRMPRKVTIGDITIRDGFQHEEKFISTEAKKFYLEELIFAGCRHIEVTNLGNPFLMPQFRDAEELLAHVRSDGFKQRCAPKGVNYDDICFTAITIRASAVDRAIGLKEKGIGPDRVLMMVSTEEEHHFANAGTTLPEYWKEAERCIKKCTDAGIKMCGTVSTIWGSPIGGATDLKDAVEFTKRWLEIGAHDIEHADHDGSASAPDVYRYFSIILDEIPDTRLHIAHFHETKRVASASILAALQAGIINYEATMGGLGGQPANFLDDCPVKGTGEYYYEDPRYVGLVTLEDTLVQIDEMGIEHGWDVDRVLWLGKQMEKTVGRRLRSEAVVNGRTLKEGHMQFARPGLKKRKEKLGEKPGQKVPKEWSLEH
- a CDS encoding cytosolic protein — encoded protein: MLNLDKADRIEDLDHENTARFVLDLFHRLIFHHVFWFNEVKHQMGTEKAFETLKSAYKRSYAIQMKRLAKLFGFQMKDDVPEPMLKMSKALLLEFMDSVAANWLANDGVWFQAVEFSSGMNDAKRCNDSCWAQFSTFEARSIRTFLNLPEKSGLEGLKRALNFRIYARINTQSCVDEGPDSFVYQMNECRVQSARKRKGLDDYPCKSGGLVEYTYFTRAIDPRIHTECIACPPDEHPEEYYCAWRFKIAAD
- a CDS encoding enoyl-CoA hydratase/isomerase family protein — protein: MSDQVLLVEEKDGVAVLTLNRPEVLNSFNFALLMALKKQIDSLRSKPNIRVIIITGSGQKAFCAGADLKERTTLNELQVKDFIFTIRKLFTDIEFLNKPVIAAVNGVALGGGTELALACDIRLAATSAYMGLTETRLAIIPGAGGTQRLPRLVGRGKAKELIFTGRRVDAREALQIGLVNQICEQDALMDECRKMAAMICETGPIAIEQAKYAINYGLETDLHTGLGIESNAYWVTIPSEDRLEGLAAFQEKRKPVYKGK
- a CDS encoding helix-turn-helix transcriptional regulator translates to MQTKNQKSHINVDFFEDLTGDISKTTPEGIEAIGQRIKTLREEKGLSLDELSKLTGFDIELLSNIESNKVQPQLGTVIKLSKALDSAFSRLVSGVGDKLYSITRKHEQKVISRSTSQKGKKQVYLYKSLAPEVKGRHMEALIVQLEENPDKEMSVHEGEEFIYVLDGIVVLNIGQESYDLEPGDSAYYLSTTPHLVASKSGKATILAVLYEG
- a CDS encoding propionyl-CoA carboxylase; protein product: MTDTRGENRLFWENEEKKLDERVNQAMWPEGQKAVDKLLQQGKLPARELIQRLIDPETEFHELSRIAGFGMDYPGVADVPSAGLVTGMAKIHGNWTMIIANDSRVKAGTYFPITLKKHIRAQAIAERCGLNCVYIADSGGAFLPMQAEVFPDDQHFGSMFYNMARMSAVGLKQITLSTGGNTAGGAYIVFMACEAIMIDKLAYSFLGGPPLVKMATGEVISAEDLGGANVHTRISGGADHFCSNQDEAIAKVREILMLEPPQKLQMHRYAEMPPRVPAEAIYEIMPASVHQGIDVRAFLEAIADDSVFTEYKQNYAPGRGDNIVTGRMRIKGLTVGVVAANGVGIIFVEAARKATEWIVRCCQEKIPLLFVQSSPGYMVGSDSEHMGIGKYGADMVRAVSCAQVPRIQIVIGPDNGAANYGMCGRAYRPHFLFATMRARTSVMSGRSAAGVLLSIEERKRSAQQYPMTVEEKQAFSQAMIDKYDGEAHPFYCGARLLNDRVLKFFEIRDWLAMGFEVGLLKPVGEPSFGNFRF
- a CDS encoding arginine decarboxylase, pyruvoyl-dependent; this translates as MYVPRYMFFTKGVGVAKEKLSSFENALRVARIAHLNIVKVSSIFPPRCHILDIEDGLQRLEPGEISHCVMAMEQTNEPGRRIVASIGLALPSEEGNYGYLSEHHGFGQTEFEAGEYAEDLAASMLANTLGSEFNPEEDYDERREIYKMSGKIVESQNISQAALGAEGNMWTTVIAAAIFVK